Below is a window of Cataglyphis hispanica isolate Lineage 1 chromosome 2, ULB_Chis1_1.0, whole genome shotgun sequence DNA.
aatttaatattctgcttgaatatttttgtcataatacgcaaaataattttggctgCAAATTACCAATAACATGGTAATTGCGGCTTTGGCGGCATAAACAATAGCGTGCTATTTACGTGCTTACGTTTTACGTGTTACggccttcttattattatttgtacggCGAcacttgaataatatttaatagtgaGAAAGTCGTTCTGTCGAACTCccactttttatttcttatcatttaCACGGCAATATTTGAACAGTGATATAGTAGTTCGAGACGTTTCGTCAAGTTACTTTTCTAATGCAATCGCGACaaatatcgggaaataatttcatgtaattaataattaattttctttctctctaagcaacaattatttctttaaaaataattaaatatattttgtccaaTGCTTTATTGTTCGACTTTTTGACAAtctaaatatgattcggattGAAAACGTTCAATAAGATAACGAAATCGTAGATCcgagtaattaacataatgataagcttcttaatatattaattgtttattatataattgatttataatttaaaatacttgtataattataataataatttaataatcaatttgtaTGTACGTCATAGTATGTAAAACATTTTCGGAGCGAGTTATCAATAACATGGTATTCGGCCTTgacaatataaacattaacaCGCTATTGTTAACATGTTACGATTTACGATCTTATCATTATGCCCAAGCGACTCTCGAACAGTAAGGTAATAGAATTCAAGACACTCCGCCAAATTCTTTTTCGAAACGCGATCGTGacaaatatcagaaaataatttaatgtaataaataattaattatctttagcatattttaaataatatgtaattatatcgcaACAATAAATCTCGAGATGCTTATttcgtatatacacataatcaAGAATCGAAGTGACAaggatcaaaattataaattattgttttatcgcgatctgtctctgtttctctctctgtctctctctctctctctcttttatattaatgttcaagtttaatcttttataattctgGAATTATTGTCAAACatcttaataatcaaataatgagAATTAGCGAACTCCATTTGCGTCTATTCCATCGatcgatttcgtcttcttccGTTTAATCCTTGCTCGAAGTAATCGATGACTTATCGATTCGAAGTGTAATTCTCATGTGAAACGGAGttcgatcgtgccgaaatTCAAAAATGCGGGAATGtcgttcaaagtatcgcgcatacaagtgcggaagtaatatcttttaataaaagtgtcgtttaaagtatcgcgcgtgtgaatcaactTGAAAAAACGAGGTCTAGAAGAGGCAACGATGAAATTCTAtggtaaataatttgttatttgtatattaattatttattaattgcatgcatgctatttaaattaagcaattaatcgcaattaatttaattttttaattatatgatttaaacaagagagaattggagaaaaagatttttatataaaagcttataaatgtttctatttttagattgcagcttttatatgaaattattagagttattagtagtgtttttttttttaatttataaaattattttattgataagtttattattgtatacatatatatatatatatatatatatatatatatatatatatatatatatatatcatatatacatatatataataattaatatttcataaaatttattatataaattaaattttatattcgatatatatatatatatatatatatatatatacatatatatatatatatatatatatcgaatataaaatttaatttatataataaattttataaaatattaattattttgagcgCTATTGAAATTTGAATCTTCTGTTTGTATGTTACAGAGCAACATACTCTCAACATAATAACCCTGACATCCtgagagaaggaggaggcctaggaaagGTTTCCTGcgccggcggagcaacccgaaggtgagtatttattatttgcatattgatTGTTAAAAATCGAGTATGCGCATTAAGtctcattatttaaatgaattaaacaaaagaatattataaagaaagatttttacataaatcctataaaagtttctatgtgaaagaatctttttagaatttataaaattgttttatatttatgtatctgcTTATTATCACAtgtatcggatataaaatttggcacataaaataatatttttttaaagtaattatattttgggcGCTGctataatttaagttttatatttgtatgttacagacattgtagcctcaagaccgagaactccgctgttgcgcatcaatGCCGatgagtaataaattttattttattttgggaGGTAATAGATctgtagatattgtagatgcaaaagtagattgtaaatagattCGTTGCCTAAATATAGATGGactagaataaataaatcaaataactttcaatagatttttttaatatacatcaaagcatattacagatataatttaaagtctaaattaaaacaaaaatttgaaaagaacaaaatattttttttcaattaattaaaattttattcaatttgttTAACGAAGAAGGCgctaatagttttattaattatatgaaatagtaataacttatttttatgttgcgccgattttatcttaatttttcatagcccatccatctaTTATCATATCAATGAAAGTTTTGTTTTACTTGATATAAAGCCAAATTAttgatctattaaattatataagatattaacattaaattatataaaataaaggtataaatgtttcaataattttatattttattttaatatacattacatattattataattattattatatatttttataacattaaatattattatttcaatcaattattaaatttgattgataacttggcattagatcaattaaagtaaagttatattaaaacgatgcatcGACAAACTGTCGTGCCATaaacgagcataaaattaCGCTCATGTATTGGCGAtaataattagccggcaacgaaaggaatttttctctttcattgaCCTCCGATAAAGGTCGAAGCTAGCCTAGATGTAGCCAGACTGAATATGGCCAGAatcaacgaaaggtaggtccaatTTGTCCAATAGAAGCAACATACGGTACATTCTATTAAGGCATGTGAGTAGAGTACGCAAGTAAAATACACGTGGGCACGCGATTAGGATACGCGATTAGGACACGCTCCCAAAATTTCGGTAATTCCATATTTCCGCTAGCTTAGCCAGCTTAAAACGGTTGATAAGACTATTaggaattaaaagaatattaataggaattaaaaaaatatattaaaactattaaaatattggggaaatcaataaaaaaataaaatataaataatataaatttaaatttattttcaggcaaattttgaaaattaaattaaaattattttttagagataataaaataaaatttatttgtaggaaaattaaaaaataaaaatattaattataaaaacattgtagaaaaattaaaattaaaaattatttttcctacaatttaaattagaaattaaattatagaaaaattagaatcaattataaaaaatttcgaagaTGACATGTATACACGTGctacattttctttaataaatcaaaaataaaaaataaaaaattgcatatatatttattatacacaaaataaagtgtaatatacatgtgttacattttattttatttaagcttgtatatatatttattatattaatgtaaatttatgcaaTGTTGAAATGCTGTCTTAAAGTAAATGCTGCTCAAATTATCTGCATTATTGGATATATCGGATCTATTTGATACTGATAGAGAGcatcattaattgtaaattgcattctaattaataattaattgtataataattaataattatgttgtaatctatgtaattgtaattgttacaatctatatgtaatttacatattataattatataaataatattataaattattataaaatttgctttattctgtaaaatacatgaaaatttaACGAAAGAACATGTATAATggtaatacaataaaaattttaaatcaatatatttgttaaaaatattagtttctatattctttattttaaaaattcatttaatttcataaacttAAGAGCTTGTGTTTTCAAAGAATCAttgctaaatttaaaaaattatatttcaaactatataaatatagtttataaatatgaatatcgcTAGTTTTAGTATTtactagaaaaattaattaatgctcaacaattaaaatttcttaaaaacgataaaacatgtataaaactatgggaaaatataattaattatgcttatataaatttgtctataatagtttttatgtGCATCGGTACGCACTAGTGCATCAttgaattcataaattaaaaaattaattaaatattattataaaaaaaaaattaataatgaaaagctatataaattaaaagcatgATTTGATAATGCTTAATGCTTTTGTTTCAAgaataagaaaacaatttgtgaatattttctatacattatatttaaaaattagaaaaagaattattaagaaaattagtttaaaaaatttatttcattttaaacgcgcatatacatgaaaatatttcaattataatttattatcgctatagtatatattaaaatgacaaaacATCTCGCGCagctaataaaacattaataaatccataatatttttccgcaTTTTTGATCCACAATTTAGCAAGGACATGCGGACTAACCGACCGTTTAACCGTGGCCCTAAAAAGTGAATCTGGCTATGTAGTTTCACCGGCTTTAAAATGAATCTAATTGTCGCTATTGTTCAAAGTGGAAAAAGCATCTTCCAAAAAAGGCGGCGTGATTTCTCTCAAGCTTCTCTATGGTTATACTTGATGCATCCATATGTATGGAAAAAGGAAATGCTAACAATCTACATGTATATAGTCAAAGAAtttccaatatataaatattttagtttgcaTTGTTTTAATCAACATTCTTACAATATCATTTTGCTCCatcaagtaataaatttacaactaggaataaaattaaggaaaaactaagttttattaatttagccAAATCTTTCTTTCAGAGAATAGATtctgtaaattgtaaattgtaaattttatccatgcatatattataagtaaGAATAGGAATTACAATGAGAAtctaaaatagaaagagaaaaaacgcAGTCAGCCTCAACGATtccaaaagaaagagattgtACATTagacatttttcaataattagtaaaattatagtaaatctTCGGTTTTACAAACTTTTAAAAACGGTTCTGGTAATTAATACcaaaatataactaaaaattagttatctttttcaatatattaaataatgttaaatttaatgagaCAAACAAATAGTTATCTaagatttgaaataaaaaatataattcaaatcaaaaagattttgttaGGTACGAGTAAGTTTCAGGTTTCCAAACCAGCATTTTGACGTTAActctaacatttttaattaatgtattaagaTGAAgatttatcgaatataatataatagaatttaaatgtaatatttacaatatagttatgcttaaataaattatttatgtaattgtatataattgcgTGGATAATGgcctattttaaaattacgaaaCACAAATAACTACATCATATTGCATCGTCgatgtaaatatttgaaaaattcgatGCAGTATTTACTAAAACAGACTCAAATACACAGCTACATTGAGATGTATTATGCTCTTGAAGAAGTTAACCTGGAAATTGAAATTGGAAACCACCGGGAAAGCCACCATCCTGAAACTGAAATTGAAAACCCCCTCCATCTTGACAGAAGAAGTGGAACATAGCATTGGGATCCATATCTGGgaataaagacaaaaatattatacaatatacaatatacaatataacataataaaaaagcataaaatatacaaaatcataattacTAGCATATTATCAAGTAGGAATACTAACCTTGGAAACTACTCTCATTATCATCTAAATCATGACCACGATCATAACGAGATCGTTTTTTGGGATCTGAGAGAATTCCATAAGCTTCTCCaacttctttaaattttttttcttgttctcttttttcccCTTCACTTGCATTAGCATGAcgatctataaaataaatataataagaacaCAGTTACGTTTAGTTATGTAATAaacagttattatatttttttttttttacctggaTGATGATCTAAAGCTCGTTTTCTATATGCTTTTTTGATATCCTCAGTTGatgcatttttatcaatacctaaaattttgtaataatctttCCTCTTGGACTTCCTTAGCAATAATTTCGCTTTTGCAAGTAATCGTTTGgtttctacaaaaattataaaacatagtattattagatattcttttaataataaaatttttatcaacttgaaataaattcttttaaagcaaaaatatattgagctatcaataattttcaaattataaaaatttaaaaaaagatttttttggaaaCTATACTTTTGAGAGCTAAATGAATAGCAAAactacattataatattaataatttcagtttaatttaataatagaatactaatttacaaaaattcttaGAAATATGATCCAAAACCTTAAAAGTAGCAGATGACTTCTTTCCACActttcactaaaaaaaaattctatttcaaattaaccAAAGAAgttaatattaagatttaatgttttaaaatactatatatggagaacaatatatatatatatatgtacacattatGTTCATTAATTTTCTGTGCACATTATtcccataaatatatattttcactaatgttatatatatattatagttagtaaataaaattcataccACGATTATTCTTATCCATTTTACATGCTTTTTCGAGATCTCGGACTGCTTCTTCATATTCTTCAAGGTCCATATAAATAGTTGCTCTTTTGAGAAGagctttcaaataattttcattaagttTTAGAGCTTCACTACATTCTGTTATGGATTCACTCAATCTTCCTaactaaaaacaaataaaatgagtgttaaataaatagttttctcATATCCAACATTTCCATGAACAATAATACTGCAGCTTTTGaaaattcacatatataaataattgtattatataaaaataatatttatataaatattaatttaaaaaattcaaatgctTGTTCAATGCAATACCTTAGCTGCTACTGttgctttattaaaatgtaatttagcATTAGTCATAATATTGTGTGGATCAATAGTTAATGCttcattataaagattatatgcTTCTTGATATTGCTCCCTTTTAAATGCTGCATtgccttcttcttttttcttctttaaacattttgctctctgaagaaattaaaaaatatatgaagaaaaatatgcctacttaatataaattagaaaaattttttatttttttttttctacctaCCTTGTATATTTCTAGTGCTTTGGCATGGTCTGGTGCAAGTCGCAGTACTTgttgaaaatgtaaaagctCTATCAACATCGTCTTGGAAATATAAGCACATTCCACGAATATATATCGCATCAGCATTTTGCTTATCAATATGTAAGATATCACtgaaacagaataaaatttataaggattatgaatgcatattttatatacattatgttttatactacatgctttaaatttaatagactAACTTACTTTGCAATATCTTGAGCTTCTTGATACCTTCCTAAAAGGGCTAGACACTCTGCTTTGGTTAACTTAAAACGTGTGCTAGATGTGCTTATGTCACAACAACGATCCATACAATATACAacctataaaagatttaattcaataattgtaaTCCCAGTGgattactaataaaaaatatgcgataaaTTCTTTACTTTGCGATAATCCTTAGCATTATAAGAAGCATCAGCATCTTTAAGAAACTTTTGTACATATGCTAAATCTCTTTGTTCTGCAGCTATTGATTCATTATTAGGATCAAACTCtagaagtttttttaatatagtttcAGCTTCTACAATATCACCCAAGATCAAGCAACATTTGATCATTCTTATGTAtgcctaaaaataaatactgttattgaaaataaacataCAATACAGTAATCAATAGATAAAATCATCAACATACTTTGGAAAATGTTGGTTCTAATTCGATACATTTTTTAGCATCTGTTAATGCATCTCGATATTGTCCAAGCATCATATAACATGCTGCTCTATTGCCATAGTAACGTGATACATTAGGACACAttgctgaaatattttagtcattattattattatttctaaaaatattagccataaaattattaaaataattacatgctatattttattaaattatcctttattgtttaaaaaaatagatatataatattttagaatatttaccAATAACTTCATTGTAACCAATTAATgcctttttatattgtttttgagaataatattgattagcaacttctttttttgattctgccaatctataaatataaatatgtaaagtacatagtaagttataataatagataattatacaaatgatAGTGTTAGAACTTACATAATAAGCAGAAAATAAAGactataaaactaaaataaaaattaagcttGTATCAAGCTATACACATGAAGgttaaagattgaaatttataataaaaaaaataaataaataaataaataaaagtaataatactaaaatttttttattgatcaaatttcattttcaattacaattttcaatgcataatttaatataggtttaatttcttacaatactttgtatttaattctatatcttATTCTGCTTATTATGTCCAAATTCTAATACTATACTCAATACAGAATGTTTCAACTGagacataatataatagtgctcgatacaataaaaactcaaatataatgtcaaacacaaatataaatataatgtaaaacataaacttattataaatatatttgaaataagtttaatattttttcaaaaatttaaattattagaaatcatAATTCttccacatttttttattattacaaaataatgatctgttatacattttttttttaagtatcttttttctttgttttgtattgaaaaataatatatatttgagatagAATGTAACATTAATAGTTGTAATACtgatattactaataataaccATGGAGAACACTGTATATTAATTCAACTGTTCCAACAAGTAtcttaaatggaataatatgtaatatttctttactaaaaaagtaataccaagaaaaaaaaaaaaaaaaaaatatatatatatatatatatatataatgtataatacttATTGGTAAGTACATAATACTCATATTATGTACTTATTTATTGAGAGCTTTtcaacaagaaatatatataaatacaatactattatcaaatagaaaaacttgcacaatatatactattatcaaatagaaaaaaggaTTTCAAGAATTCTATTCAAGAAtttctattcaaaaattaaattgcgacTTTTCAAAGAAGTTTCTAGAAATTcaccatttttatttcaagaataaatatataattgattactaatttattgattactaaatttaaaatgcaaattcttaaaataaaaatactaaatttatagaaaatcatacatacatatctgTCTTATCAATTACAAATCTAATATGACCTACAGAATGACAGTGTGCATGAAAAAACAAAGAGCACAATGACATactaattctattatatttaaatgtagataatagagagagaaagagaaaaagaattttgtatgcaaagctattttttttcaggaaaAAATGCTCATAATCaaactttgttttattcaCATCTATTGCAAGTGCGCAATTATATTGAAGAATAATGTATATCACACCCCATTTCTTTAAGAGATAACTCACTCTATAATAATTTCCGCTGTCTTTTCAACATTTGTCGTAGCATTAAGAGGAACTGAAGAGTTGGCCAAATCTGATGACGCCATGGCTGGTCTTTGCTAACAATAAGTGAAACAGGAGTAGACGATGATAATCAGACGATGCTATATACACCACAAAAAGACACACCGCTTTCCGTGTTTTGCTACACTGTCACAACGGTTaagcaaaatatgaaaaatgtaaaatatcacGATAAACAATGTGCGCAAAAGTATTTTCCATGTtcccaattttttttcttgctaatCCGTCACGATATATAGAATAGTAAGTCGAGCattctatcaaatattttgtaattgaaCGTTTTCGTAATGCATGAATTGCACTACCTACTCTATACTATCTTgagaataattcaattttgcaatgcactgcatataattaaagaaaaaaaagttaaatttgaatataaattgaatgcTTATCcatttcgttaaaattaaatacttcaGACATAAATGTAATTCAAACTTGCACTTCTCTTTCGAGAATTTTACACTCAGTTTTGGAACGCTCTCGACTGATAGATTGGAACCAATCAGAACAATAATGGAAGATCGCGCATGCGTGAATGACGTCACTATCCACGTATCAAGACAGAGGACTTAGGTGCAATTATAAGACACTTTTTAGAgcctatataaattttcttgtttttgttagtatttatGCCAATGATACATTAAATAActgttatctctttttaagaataaacaagatagattatttaaaaatcaaattatatattttttctttctattatcatataaatcaaattatttatttttcctttcttatatatatgttctatGTCTTTTCTATAAAGGATGTAACAATAccttatatacaatatatattattgaaatctgCTGACGCTTGCGCTACTGCGCATGTGCAATATCTTATCCATGATCTTATCCACGATCTTATCCACGATCTTATccacgatttttttatttgacagctaatcatatgatataatatattgtttatgtgtatttcttgaaaagttgaaaagtttaaaaatatattctaacatCTGCGGTTTAAATACTGTGACCAATTAGAGAACATCggaagttattaaaattatggttTACATTTTCTCGCTTCaaattttcgttaatttttgtaatggaCTAAAGAATAGtagaatcttatattatattatatatatatatatatatatatatatatatatatatatatatcttaataattaagttttaatggtgtattaaaataaattaacatttttaaataaatatataaaataaaattttgtgttatatttatttaaaaatgttaatttattttaatacaccattaaaactaattattaagatactaaaaatataacactaaaaatttaaaaaatataaaaaataattttccaattttttattaaaaagaatccaaccaacatttaaaaagaatctatttttaaaataaatgtccatcttgtatatatatatatatatatatatatatgtataaaaagaagttACAATATGtttgagagatttttttctattctatgtaaataattacaatcttctctttctctctctaatgcaaaattgttaatgttattttttctgcATCTTATTATACAACGTTTTACATTAAGCagaatttcttacatttttcgcattttattattatatcaataaaaatatcttaattattaaatattattaaattattaaaaatttactatttttaaaaaattactaattttatttcaactccgtaatttaaaattaaaattacgaaaaCTTGAAGAACATAACTatagatgaaaatataattatcaaattagaaatttaaagattattaacgTTTTCAGTGAGACGAGTTAGCTCCATTGCAATAGCGTCGGGTAAATCGCTTCCCACTTGAGTATCAAAGTACTCTTTCAAATCTTTGACCTCTTTCTGCCAAAAATTTTTCGGAAGTCTAAACAATTCCGTCATATTTACGTTATCGTTGAGATTTTCCAAATTGATAGATCCTGATTTTGGTAATAAGCCAATAGCTGATTCTTCGGCGATATCTTCTTCGTCGATTCTTCGAAGAATCCAGTCGAGGACGCGAGAGTTGTCACCGAATCCTGGccataaaaattttccttcCGAATCTTTTCTAAACCAATTTACGTGAAATATAGCTGGTAACTTAGCATTTTTCACATGCTCCATGCTTAACCAATGAGCGAGATAATGTCCAAAATTATAACCAAAGAAGGGTCTCATGGCAAACGGATcgtgcataattattttaccctGCAAAGTACATTTTAGCTTTAGTTGAACTCTTAATTagtcttttgtaattttgcatcttaaaatatattttgaaatttacatagtttgcatttctataaaaattgatcagAATGTGTGAATGAGTAATACCTTATGTTCAGCAGCGGCTGTAGCCTCGGATCTCATTGCAGCGCCGATAAAAACGCCATGTCGCCAATTTCGGGCTTGATAAACCAAAGGTACACCTTCTGGTCTTCGGCCCCCAAATAATATAGCATCGATCGGAACGCCAGCTGGATCTTCCCAGGCAGGATCGATAATTGGGCATTGTATAGCCGGAGTGCAAAATCTTGAATTTGGATGAGCAGCAGGTTCTTTGGAACCTTTGAACCAATTGTTACCTCTCCAATCCATCAcctacgataaaataaaaagtttgtttttagaatttttttttaaacatttttaaacaaattgtttATGTGTATTGTTTCCTTGTTTATACCTTGATATTATCATCGATTTCCTTCTCCATGCCTTCCCAATACACTCCTCCATCACTAGTAGACGCTACATTGGTAAAGATGGTATTTTTGAAGATAGTCTTCATTGCATTAGGATTTGTAGTTGAGCTTGTACCAGGAGCGACTCCAAAAAATCCATTCTCTGGATTAATGGCCCGTAAATTTCCTTCATTATCAAATCTCATCCATGCAATATCATCTCCTACGCACTCGATCTTATAACCCGGTAGACTAGGTTGCATCATAGCTAGATTTGTTTTACCACATGCGCTCGGAAAAGCAGCGGCAATATATCGTTTTTTGCCCTTAGGATTTGTGATACCCAATATCTGTAAGGAATATGTAAATActgtttttttaaacatcatgttatatattatatgaaagcgGTGAAAGGGGAgagaattatgtatattacaatttaaattatatacataagtatTAGCCATAAGTTATtagttaattgtattttttcattcataaatataatataatatataatatgttgcattataatatatgttatgtcGTTGTATCCTTATATTCCAGATAGAATTAGTTTGTATAGAATTGATCATagagttattaaataaattttaaaaaataatctgtatttataaattaatttataaaattttataaatttataaatttatatatttattttattattagatatttatatatttataaaaagataagaaagaaCATACAAGCATATGCTCGGCGAGCCAGCCCTCCTTTTTGGCTATTGTCGAACCAATTCGTAGCGCGAAGCATTTCTTTCCCAATAAAGAATTTCCACCATAACCGCTTCCGTAAGACATTATCTCGTTATTAACTGGCTTGTGAAGGATGATCGTTCTCTCGGGATCGCACggccataaataatttacattgatTTTTGAATTCTGTTTTGGAACACCCACTGAGTGCAAACATTTAACGAA
It encodes the following:
- the LOC126858451 gene encoding LOW QUALITY PROTEIN: dnaJ homolog subfamily C member 7 (The sequence of the model RefSeq protein was modified relative to this genomic sequence to represent the inferred CDS: inserted 2 bases in 1 codon), whose product is MASSDLANSSVPLNATTNVEKTAEIIIELAESKKEVANQYYSQKQYKKALIGYNEVIAMCPNVSRYYGNRAACYMMLGQYRDALTDAKKCIELEPTFSKAYIRMIKCCLILGDIVEAETILKKLLEFDPNNESIAAEQRDLAYVQKFLKDADASYNAKDYRKVVYCMDRCCDISTSSTRFKLTKAECLALLGRYQEAQDIANDILHIDKQNADAIYIRGMCLYFQDDVDRAFXHFQQVLRLAPDHAKALEIYKRAKCLKKKKEEGNAAFKREQYQEAYNLYNEALTIDPHNIMTNAKLHFNKATVAAKLGRLSESITECSEALKLNENYLKALLKRATIYMDLEEYEEAVRDLEKACKMDKNNRETKRLLAKAKLLLRKSKRKDYYKILGIDKNASTEDIKKAYRKRALDHHPDRHANASEGEKREQEKKFKEVGEAYGILSDPKKRSRYDRGHDLDDNESSFQDMDPNAMFHFFCQDGGGFQFQFQDGGFPGGFQFQFPG
- the LOC126858441 gene encoding phosphoenolpyruvate carboxykinase [GTP]-like; its protein translation is MPSKLYCISWKNLTRVSRRSDSKRDFSIRCFINDNPLNLTSIHNRKINHSVQHFFSPSILAFEKVRRMPHAVNINNSQMPKFIVTHAAKDPLIKNGYDYINKTPLINACTIEISTKLRHYIEECAALCCPKDIYICNGTNAEYMQMLKILQKNGIIKNLPKYENCWLAKTNPADVARVEKRTFICTDLKSDTVPTPREGIIGELGNWISPNDMEQAILERFPNCMNGRTMYVIPFSMGPVGSSLSKIGVEITDSIYVVCSMRIMTRMGEKVLEILGNDDFVKCLHSVGVPKQNSKINVNYLWPCDPERTIILHKPVNNEIMSYGSGYGGNSLLGKKCFALRIGSTIAKKEGWLAEHMLILGITNPKGKKRYIAAAFPSACGKTNLAMMQPSLPGYKIECVGDDIAWMRFDNEGNLRAINPENGFFGVAPGTSSTTNPNAMKTIFKNTIFTNVASTSDGGVYWEGMEKEIDDNIKVMDWRGNNWFKGSKEPAAHPNSRFCTPAIQCPIIDPAWEDPAGVPIDAILFGGRRPEGVPLVYQARNWRHGVFIGAAMRSEATAAAEHKGKIIMHDPFAMRPFFGYNFGHYLAHWLSMEHVKNAKLPAIFHVNWFRKDSEGKFLWPGFGDNSRVLDWILRRIDEEDIAEESAIGLLPKSGSINLENLNDNVNMTELFRLPKNFWQKEVKDLKEYFDTQVGSDLPDAIAMELTRLTENVNNL